In one Trichosurus vulpecula isolate mTriVul1 chromosome 8, mTriVul1.pri, whole genome shotgun sequence genomic region, the following are encoded:
- the PYGO1 gene encoding pygopus homolog 1 — translation MSAEQEKDPIALKRVRGGDSGLDGLGGPGVQLGSPDKKKRKTNTQGPSFPPLSEYAPPPNPNADHLVAANPFDDNYNTISYKPLPSSNPYLSPGYPGFGGYGSFRMPPHVPPRMSSPYCGPYSLRNQPHPFPQNPLGIGFNRPHAFNFGPHDNSGFGNPAYNSPLSQNVNMSNQHFRQNPAENFNQIPPQNASQVSNPDLASNFVPGNNPNFTSQLESNHSFIPPPNTFGQAKAPPQKQDFSQGATKSTNQNSSAHPPHLNMDETVNQGNIDLKNVSRNNTVNQESNRSNSTDNANSSHANGTQNKPRQPRVTADGCNSEKSNKTTLHPSRHGHSSSDPVYPCGICTNEVNDDQDAILCEASCQKWFHRICTGMTETAYGLLTAEASAVWGCDTCMAEKDVQLMRTRETFGPPAVGSDG, via the exons GTGGTGACAGTGGACTGGATGGGTTAGGAGGACCAGGTGTACAACTTGGAAGCCCAGATAAGAAAAAGCGGAAAACAAATACTCAG GGGCCTTCTTTTCCTCCACTGTCTGAATATGCCCCACCACCGAATCCGAATGCTGACCATCTAGTAGCAGCTAATCCATTTGATGACAACTATAATACCATTTCCTATAAGCCTCTACCTTCATCAAATCCATATCTTAGCCCTGGTTACCCTGGATTTGGAGGCTACGGCTCATTCAGAATGCCACCTCATGTACCCCCAAGAATGTCATCCCCATACTGTGGTCCTTATTCACTTAGGAATCAGCCACACCCATTTCCTCAAAATCCTTTAGGTATTGGTTTTAATCGGCCTCATGCTTTTAACTTTGGGCCACATGATAATTCAGGTTTTGGAAATCCAGCATATAATAGTCCACTAAGTCAGAATGTTAATATGTCTAATCAACATTTTAGACAAAATCCTGCTGAAAACTTCAATCAGATTCCTCCACAGAATGCCAGCCAAGTATCCAATCCAGACTTGGCATCTAATTTTGTCCCTGGAAATAATCCAAATTTTACCTCCCAATTAGAATCAAATCATTCATTTATCCCTCCACCAAACACTTTTGGTCAAGCAAAAGCACCCCCACAAAAACAAGACTTTAGTCAAGGAGCAACTAAAAGCACTAATCAGAATTCTTCTGCCCATCCCCCTCATCTCAATATGGATGAAACTGTAAACCAGGGTAATATTGACTTGAAAAATGTTAGTCGAAACAATACAGTAAATCAAGAAAGCAACCGTTCCAACAGCACTGATAATGCAAACAGCAGCCATGCAAATGGAACTCAGAATAAGCCCCGTCAACCCAGAGTTACAGCTGATGGGTGTAATTCTGAAAAGAGCAACAAAACCACTCTCCACCCAAGTCGACATGGCCATTCATCTTCAGACCCAGTATATCCTTGTGGCATTTGTACAAATGAAGTGAATGATGATCAGGATGCCATCTTATGTGAGGCCTCATGCCAGAAATGGTTCCACCGGATCTGTACAGGGATGACTGAAACTGCTTATGGCCTCCTGACTGCAGAAGCTTCAGCAGTATGGGGTTGTGATACCTGCATGGCTGAAAAAGACGTCCAGTTAATGCGCACTAGAGAAACTTTTGGACCACCTGCAGTGGGCTCTGATGGGTAA